The nucleotide sequence tatattgttattgCTAAATAATATGTTCTAAAATActtaatttaaaaactaTGAAACAaggaaatattatacattgatttaaagtatttttattaagcGCACAAATTATTCCGTCGTACTATACAGTGATATAGCAGTAACAATAGATAAACGTATTAAATacgaataaatataatgtttCTAGTTGATACATTAcatgaatataaattcatcacatatattattaaaggCATGATAAGATTAAAATTGTATGTATACAAgattaaatgaaatattataacatttatttaagTAAGCTTTAATGcgataatattaaaattaacactaccaagaaaataatattaataattctatagtcttaaaaatatagtttttcatcataaaaataagtatagtttattataaaatataaaaacaaattacaTCTTTAGAAaagtaataattataagGCATTTTTAATGTATGCATgaattgaaaattttaatggtagaaaatataaaacataattaaACTATATAGAATAAGTAAATTTGATATGGCTACATTCTTGTcttaaaaaacataattcCCTTATCTCTCCTCTCAAAGTGCAATATGCCAACCTAATTACGCATAGTTTTCTATTatactttaaaattttcatcaatacttatttatgtgttatatatttaatatttactaagtatgattttaaaaacaatatgcATTTAAAGGCTTAtttaaacataaatatcTTAATAATTACGGGCTCGGTGCTAATTGTTGTTTTAAACAATGGAAAAGATgtgcaaaatatattataaaattactCAATAAGGTATATTTCTAAATTGAATTATAtaggaataaaaataaagttattAGACTCATTAAGATGGATTATGaacttatttatattaaataaaaacaatattaaaattatgtatatgcaattaaaaaagggaaaattcaacttatttaataaatgttataattttagaaataacaatattatatattataagaaacatatatataagtatttaatatatttaaaaaaatgactatttatatacttttaagattatagtaataatataactttttattttttagataTATACAGTATTTAAGTTTTAGAAGGGCAATCATTAAATCATAagatatagatatattcattttctatgttcaaacataaatacatggaaatatacattaaattctttataaaagtatatatatttttataataaagttATACCAAATGTTAGTAAGAATATCATGCTTTGTGtaaaattcattatatatatttaattaaaatgtattaaGCAACCCTCTATTTAAGGTAATTTAGCTAATTATGATAAGCATAAATAGAACGTTTCTTtactaataattttattatgtataataatttaattatcgaaaaacatataatatatttaactaCAGACAATTGATATTTATAGGGTTAAAGTATTTGCGCCACATATTGGGGGCagtgtatataaaaataccaTGATTTTACTCAATTTAcaaatcaaaaataaaattcaatTATGATGGATGCCGAAATAGTATATggattttttaataataataatttcatttacattttttgatattgtattatatatatcattaaactttattttaataaaattttcaataatacatgtttttattaattatttttaaatgtttttttagtGTAGGAACTTCATTTATCTAATGACGAAATTTCCCGATAAATTGATTAATGGACAGTATAAAATTGAAGATGATCAACATTTCAAACAGTATTGTAATAATGACAGTTGTGATACTGATCTCGAAAAAGTTAATGCTGGATGTTTATATTTGCTTGATGCATTTTATAAGAATTCTGATTTGTTTCAATCTGTTGCAAATAGTAACATCAATATTGTTGAATACATTATAATATGGTTAAGTTATATGTTAACCCTAAAGGAAAATACTAGTAGCTCCATGAGCCATCTACAGCATTTTTATacaacatatataaatggtGGTGATAAGTATAAAAATTCCATAACAGGTGTTACGGAgtatacaaattataagGATCTTATagataaaacaaatatgatgaaaatggatattaaagatatatctaaattttatgatgCATTTAAAACATTATGTGAAATGTATACTGCATTTGATGAAAGCACGTCAAATTGCACAAAATGTTCGGAAAAAGCTAATCAATTtgttgaaaaatataaagaactAAATGGAGATTCTAGTAATACTGAAGGCACTTCctacaataaaatattatctaCATTATCAActgattataataatttaaaaaataaatgtagcAATATTGCATCTTTTCCAGAGATAAACACATCAACAAATACTGCAAAAATTACTAAACAAACTTCTGAACAAACTGTGCAAAATTCCGCACAAACATCTGAAGTTGCATTATTAAGTTCGTCGATAGGAAACAAATTAATTCCAGTTTTATCGATATTTGGTGCAatagcattttttttaggaaTTGGATATaaggtaaataataagccaattaaaatatattcaacaagtaatttatgaatataagtaaattatacattttttttaatttttatattagtattcattatttaagtCTCGAAAACGATCTCGAAAACAACATTTAAGAGAAAagctaaaaaataaagaagaaaatgaataattaatataagaTTCGAAAATAGTGACACGTTCAagaatattaataatgattGATATATGTTAAGAAATTGTCTATTTCGAAGTAATTTTTTaccataatttttatatagtttttatgTTGTGGGTCAGGGTTATGTTTGCGGATCCCATATTCGGGTTAGGGTTAAGTATTACATTGCATTTAATTTTGCATAATTTGAACACtaattaaacatatatatattatatccGTATGCTTAATATCGAGATGAGGTTCAAACATGCACCCCAAAGGGGTTCTTCcattaatatgaaaagtGTCAcataacattttttcataagttataatatatataattgagTGTTCATgcttatttaatattattaaaaaaaatgtctatgttgtatatattaatatagatattGACTATATATGAAGCCGTATTATGCTATATCATAATtcctattatataaaattttttaatctaTGGTTATATCAAATTATGTATAACACAACatgtttctttatttgatgaagcattttatttagtaaaacttagtatcatatttattttaatttaaatcgTATTTTGATAACcgaataatataatattattatatatgaaggcataaattataattagaTTCATTTGAAACAATTGTCTACactacaatatatattcatattaatatgtgTTTTTAAGattaaataaacatattaccaatatataataattaatcaTAAAATACAGATGTCATAAATATCGATCGAGATTCGAGAATACAACATTATCTATAGAATGCATATGTTATGCATctaatcatttttttaagttttaattgtagttattattatctttttgtattttacatttatattataattaattagtACTAATAAAAGTTAATTTATGCGccataatttatttatcataaggtataataatagattaatcactattaatttttaaacttTATAGTTTTGAgggataaataaattatattttaaaatagttaaaatattaataaaatttcatataatattttaataattataaataatatgataaatagaataaaattattatatgcctatacatataacctaataaaatactttactaatattgaaatattgttttattgtGGAAActtcatataattaaatattaattttatcgAAAGACACaataatacattataaAGGTATCactgttatatattttgttaaagATCCAATTTGGGATATGTggttttatattataaaaaatcgGATAGATAAAAGGTTAAAGACTCAATTAATGTtaaatttctttttattattccatATTAGCATgcattatattatcattgtttaatgaatcatcatttttaaatttaaaatagcattgttttatcataaaattaataaaatatagaatttttaataaattatttgaatgtatatacattgataactataaaaataaaatatataagatAAAAACGAACAATGCAAAATAGTTAAcgaatattcatataaatttatatattaaaaatgaaaatacatattatcTCTCTCCTACTAAATGGTAATATAACAACCTAATTAAAGAGTGTTTTCTATTatactttaaaatttaCATCAATAGTTATTCATGTGTTAATATttactatatattattttaaaaaactaGTTCCATTCAAAGGCTTATTTAAACTTATAGCTTAATAAATGCGGATTCAGTGCTAATTGTCGTTTTAAACCGTGGAAAAGATgtgcaaaatatattataaaattaccAAATAaggtatatttttaaattgaagtacgtatgaataaaaataaagttattgaaatggatatatattaaataaaaataatattaaaattatgtatatgtaattaaaaaaggtaACAATGGAgcttattttgtaaatgctatagttttaataaaatattggTATATAGTATTAGAAACaactatataaatatttaatatatcttcaaaaataacgatatttatatacttttaaggattatagtaataatataactttttattttttaaatttatacaGTATTTAAGTTTTAGAAAGGcaatcattaaaaaataatatataaatatattccttTTCTATGTTCAAGCATAAATATAAGGAAATATACATTAAATTCtttataaaagtatattaatttttataataaagttataccatattttattaataatagtattttttgtataaaatacATCAAACCTATATTTAAtcacaattttattaaaaaaccCTTTATTTAAGGTAATTTAGCTAATTATCATAAAGAGGAAtctaacttttttttagtaataatattgttttattaagtataataatttaattattaaaaatttataatatatttaactaCAAACAgttgttatatataaggTCGAAGTGTTTGCGTCACATATTTGGTGCActgtatataaaaacagtATGATCTTACTCAATTTACAAATCGCAAATAAAATTCGATTACAATGGATGACTATGTgatatatgaattttttaataataataatttcctttacattttttgatattgtattatatatatcattaaactttattttaataaaattttcaacaatgcatatttataataatttttttaaaatgtttatttagTGTAGTAACTTCCTTTATCTAACGATggatttaaaatatgattcgagtaataaaaactatcaaattattaatgAAGATCATTTGAAAAAGCATTGTG is from Plasmodium berghei ANKA genome assembly, chromosome: 14 and encodes:
- a CDS encoding BIR protein, which produces MDAEICRNFIYLMTKFPDKLINGQYKIEDDQHFKQYCNNDSCDTDLEKVNAGCLYLLDAFYKNSDLFQSVANSNINIVEYIIIWLSYMLTLKENTSSSMSHLQHFYTTYINGGDKYKNSITGVTEYTNYKDLIDKTNMMKMDIKDISKFYDAFKTLCEMYTAFDESTSNCTKCSEKANQFVEKYKELNGDSSNTEGTSYNKILSTLSTDYNNLKNKCSNIASFPEINTSTNTAKITKQTSEQTVQNSAQTSEVALLSSSIGNKLIPVLSIFGAIAFFLGIGYKYSLFKSRKRSRKQHLREKLKNKEENE